The following coding sequences are from one Musa acuminata AAA Group cultivar baxijiao chromosome BXJ2-4, Cavendish_Baxijiao_AAA, whole genome shotgun sequence window:
- the LOC103983039 gene encoding transcription factor MYB30 — protein MVRSPCCEKMGLKKGPWTTEEDQILVAYIKRYGHANWRALPRQAGLLRCGKSCRLRWMNYLRPDIKRGNLTKEEEETIIRLHEKLGNRWSAIAARLPGRTDNEIKNVWHTHLKKLAGPNMASKESQRKTPDRSMVKKKKKVSLDTVRDTARLVSVSPEQSDSDFSSCATDSSTASAEIGDSTVGVKEESCPAEDLQEIDERFWLETLSMNDSAASMDITSLEIPPPPPPAVTDHFNLLTSSNGDDMDFWMEVFMRSGDLQELSQI, from the exons ATGGTGAGATCTCCTTGCTGTGAGAAGATGGGTCTCAAGAAGGGGCCATGGACAACGGAGGAAGACCAGATCTTAGTAGCTTACATCAAGAGGTACGGCCATGCCAACTGGCGAGCGCTGCCCAGACAAGCTG GGCTTTTGAGGTGCGGGAAGAGTTGCAGACTCCGGTGGATGAACTACCTGCGGCCGGACATCAAACGAGGAAACCTCaccaaggaagaggaggagaccaTCATCAGATTGCATGAGAAGCTTGGGAACAG GTGGTCCGCCATTGCTGCCAGGCTACCAGGGAGAacagacaacgagatcaagaacgtgTGGCACACCCACTTGAAGAAGCTCGCCGGCCCCAACATGGCTTCCAAGGAATCACAGAGGAAGACGCCAGATCGTTCcatggtgaagaagaagaagaaggtatccCTGGACACGGTTCGCGATACTGCAAGGCTTGTGTCGGTGTCACCAGAACAGTCAGACAGCGACTTCTCGTCCTGTGCCACTGATTCATCAACGGCATCAGCAGAGATCGGCGACAGTACTGTGGGCGTCAAAGAGGAAAGCTGTCCCGCGGAAGACTTGCAAGAGATCGATGAGAGGTTTTGGCTGGAGACGCTGTCGATGAACGACTCCGCAGCGTCCATGGACATCACGAGCCTAGaaatccctcctcctcctcctcctgcagtCACTGACCACTTCAACTTGCTCACCTCATCCAACGGTGACGACATGGATTTTTGGATGGAGGTCTTCATGAGATCTGGAGATTTGCAGGAACTGTCACAGATCTAA
- the LOC103983037 gene encoding pre-mRNA-splicing factor SLU7 isoform X2: MATASASFKSREDHRKQLELEEARKAGLAPAEVDEDGKEINPHIPQYMSSAPWYLNAERPSLKHQRKWKSDPNYSKSWYDRGAKIYQADRYRKGACENCGAMTHDKKSCMDRPRKLGAKWTNMHIAPDEKIESFELDYDGKRDRWNGYDASTYSRVIEQYEARDEARRKYLKEEQLKKLEEKNNKKADEDGGSDDDDDDDYLKVDEAKVDESKQMDFAKVEKRVRTTGGGSTGTVRNLRIREDTAKYLLNLDVNSAYYDPKTRSMREDPIPDSDPNEKFYEGDNQNRLSGQALEFKQLNIHAWEAFEKGQDIHMQAAPSQAELLFKNYKVIKDKLKNNTKDTIMEKYGNAASEEALPRELLLGQSEREVEYDRAGRIIRGQETSLPRSKYEEDVYINNHTTVWGSWWRDHHWGYKCCKQTIRNSYCTGSAGIEAAEAATELLKANMARKEAAEDKPVQHEEKQLATWGTEVPDDLVLDKKLLAEALKKEDERKTEERDERKRKYNVKWDDEVTVEDMEAYRMKKIHHDDPMKDFLH, from the exons ATGGCGACGGCTTCAG CATCATTCAAATCACGAGAAGACCATAGGAAGCAACTTGAATTGGAGGAAGCACGTAAGGCTGGGCTTGCTCCAGCTGAGGTTGATGAAGATGGAAAGGAGATCAATCCACATATTCCTCAATATATGTCGTCAGCTCCTTGGTATCTTAATGCTGAGAGGCCT AGCTTGAAGCATCAGAGGAAATGGAAGTCAGATCCAAATTACTCCAAATCATGGTATGATAGAGGTGCAAAAATTTATCAGGCTGATCGATACAGAAAAGGTGCATGTGAAAA TTGTGGGGCAATGACACACGACAAAAAGTCCTGCATGGACAGGCCTAGAAAACTGGGAGCCAAGTGGACAAACATGCATATAGCTCCCGACGAGAAGATTGAGTCATTTGAACTTGATTATGATGGAAAACGTGACCGTTGGAATGGTTATGATGCTTCCACTTATTCTCGTGTAATTGAGCAGTATGAGGCTAGAGATGAAGCCAGGCGGAAGTATTTGAAAGAGGAACAGTTGAAGAAACTAGAGGAGAAGAACAACAAAAAGGCTGATGAGGATGGTGGTagcgatgacgacgacgacgatgattaTCTGAAAGTTGACGAGGCTAAGGTTGACGAGAGCAAACAGATGGACTTTGCAAAGGTGGAGAAACGTGTGCGTACCACTGGGGGTGGAAGCACTGGAACTGTCAG GAACTTGCGTATTAGAGAGGATACTGCAAAGTACCTTTTGAACCTAGATGTGAATTCGGCCTATTATGACCCGAAAACCCGTTCTATGCGTGAAGATCCTATACCTGACAGTGATCCAAATGAGAAGTTCTATGAA GGTGATAACCAAAACAGACTTAGCGGACAAGCACTGGAGTTCAAACAGCTTAACATCCATGCCTGGGAAGCTTTTGAGAAGGGACAGGATATCCACATGCAAGCTGCCCCTTCTCAAGCAGAGCTACTCTTTAAGAATTATAAGGTTATCAAGGACAAGTTGAAAAACAACACAAAGGATACCATCATGGAGAAATATGGAAATGCAGCATCTGAAGAAGCATTACCTAGAGAACTTCTTCTTGGACAAAGTGAGAGAGAGGTTGAGTATGATCGTGCTGGTCGAATAATAAGAGGCCAG GAGACCTCCCTTCCCAGAAGCAAATATGAAGAAGATGTCTATATCAATAACCACACCACAGTTTGGGGATCATGGTGGAGGGATCACCATTGGGGCTACAAATGCTGTAAACAAACCATCCGCAATAGCTACTGCACAGGCTCAGCAGGAATTGAAGCTGCTGAAGCTGCAACAGAGCTTTTGAAGGCAAATATGGCTCGTAAAGAAGCTGCAGAAG ATAAGCCTGTACAGCATGAAGAAAAGCAGCTTGCCACTTGGGGAACTGAGGTCCCTGATGATCTTGTTCTAGATAAAAAGTTGCTGGCAGAAGCACTGAAGAAG GAGGATGAACGAAAGACGGAAGAGAGGgatgaaagaaagagaaaatacaATGTCAAATGGGATGATGAG GTTACCGTGGAAGATATGGAGGCCTATCGAATGAAGAAGATCCATCATGATGACCCAATGAAAGATTTCCTccactaa
- the LOC103983035 gene encoding protein G1-like4: MDLVPNPGSPHSKNSGAISPSSRRQNFSTTSLAAASAGGAATSSSPPSLSRYESQKRRDWNTFGQYLRNHRPPLALSQCSSAHVLEFLRYLDQFGKTKIHTHMCPFFGHPNPPAPCPCPLRQAWGSLDALIGRLRAAYEENGGKPETNPFGARVVRLYLREVREVQSKARGVSYEKKKRKKPPQQEHHHPPPPPPAA, translated from the coding sequence ATGGACTTGGTACCAAACCCAGGTAGCCCGCATTCCAAGAACAGCGGTGCCATCAGTCCCAGTAGCAGGCGGCAGAACTTTAGCACCACCTCCTTGGCCGCTGCCAGCGCTGGCGGAGCTGccacctcctcttcccctccGTCGTTAAGCCGCTACGAGTCTCAGAAGCGCCGCGACTGGAACACATTTGGTCAGTACCTCAGGAACCACCGCCCACCGCTCGCCCTCTCCCAGTGCAGCAGCGCCCATGTCCTGGAGTTCCTCCGCTACCTCGACCAATTCGGCAAGACCAAAATTCACACTCACATGTGCCCCTTCTTCGGCCACCCCAACCCCCCCGCGCCGTGTCCGTGCCCCCTCCGTCAAGCCTGGGGCAGCCTCGACGCCCTCATCGGCCGCCTTCGTGCTGCCTACGAGGAGAACGGTGGCAAGCCTGAGACCAACCCATTCGGCGCCCGCGTCGTTCGTCTCTACCTCCGCGAGGTTCGTGAAGTCCAGTCAAAGGCACGGGGCGTCAGCTACGAGAAAAAGAAGCGCAAGAAGCCACCACAACAAGAGCATCATCAtcctccgccgcctccgcccGCAGCCTGA
- the LOC135610857 gene encoding malate dehydrogenase → MAKDPVRVLVTGAAGQIGYALVPMIARGVMLGPDQPVILHMLDIPPAAEALNGVRMELVDAAFPLLKGVVATTDAVEACTGVNIAVMVGGFPRKEGMERKDVMSKNVSIYKSQASALEAYAAPNCKVLVVANPANTNALILKEFAPSIPAKNITCLTRLDHNRALGQISERLNVQVSDVKNVIIWGNHSSTQYPDVSHATVKTPSGEKPVRQLVSDDDWLKGEFITTVQQRGAAIIKARKLSSALSAASSACDHIRDWVLGTPEGTWVSMGVYSDGSYNVPAGLIYSFPVTCNAGEWTIVQGLSIDEFSRKKLDATAEELSEEKALAYSCLS, encoded by the exons ATGGCGAAAGATCCCGTTCGAGTTCTTGTTACGGGAGCTGCAG GACAAATTGGATATGCACTCGTGCCAATGATTGCTCGGGGTGTGATGCTTGGCCCAGACCAACCTGTTATCTTGCACATGCTGGACATTCCACCTGCTGCAGAAGCTCTAAATGGAGTTAGGATGGAGCTGGTTGATGCAGCATTTCCTCTTCTTAAGG GTGTCGTGGCCACAACTGATGCTGTGGAGGCTTGCACTGGAGTCAACATAGCTGTTATGGTTGGTGGGTTCCCACGAAAGGAAGGAATGGAGAGAAAGGATGTGATGTCAAAAAATGTTTCCATTTATAAATCTCAAGCTTCAGCCTTAGAGGCATATGCTGCTCCGAACTGCAAG GTGCTGGTTGTGGCAAATCCAGCAAACACTAATGCTCTTATACTGAAAGAGTTTGCTCCTTCCATCCCTGCAAAAAACATCACTTGTTTGACAAGGCTAGATCACAACAGGGCACTGGGTCAGATTTCTGAGCGACTAAATGTTCAAGTCAGTGATGTGAAGAACGTCATCATCTGGGGAAATCATTCTTCTACTCAGTATCCTGATGTAAGTCATGCAACTGTTAAAACACCAAGTGGAGAAAAGCCTGTTCGTCAGCTTGTTTCTGATGATGACTG GCTCAAGGGAGAATTTATTACAACTGTTCAACAACGTGGTGCTGCAATCATTAAAGCACGAAAGCTTTCTAGTGCTTTATCTGCTGCCAGTTCTGCTTGTGATCACATACGTGATTGGGTTCTCGGGACCCCTGAG GGAACATGGGTTTCCATGGGTGTCTACTCTGATGGTTCATACAATGTACCGGCTGGGCTGATTTATTCTTTTCCTGTCACATGCAATGCTGGCGAGTGGACAATCGTCCAAG GACTTTCTATTGATGAATTCTCAAGGAAGAAATTGGATGCAACGGCTGAGGAATTGTCTGAGGAGAAGGCTCTTGCATATTCATGCTTGTCTTAA
- the LOC103983037 gene encoding pre-mRNA-splicing factor SLU7 isoform X1, giving the protein MGRINQHGPVSASFKSREDHRKQLELEEARKAGLAPAEVDEDGKEINPHIPQYMSSAPWYLNAERPSLKHQRKWKSDPNYSKSWYDRGAKIYQADRYRKGACENCGAMTHDKKSCMDRPRKLGAKWTNMHIAPDEKIESFELDYDGKRDRWNGYDASTYSRVIEQYEARDEARRKYLKEEQLKKLEEKNNKKADEDGGSDDDDDDDYLKVDEAKVDESKQMDFAKVEKRVRTTGGGSTGTVRNLRIREDTAKYLLNLDVNSAYYDPKTRSMREDPIPDSDPNEKFYEGDNQNRLSGQALEFKQLNIHAWEAFEKGQDIHMQAAPSQAELLFKNYKVIKDKLKNNTKDTIMEKYGNAASEEALPRELLLGQSEREVEYDRAGRIIRGQETSLPRSKYEEDVYINNHTTVWGSWWRDHHWGYKCCKQTIRNSYCTGSAGIEAAEAATELLKANMARKEAAEDKPVQHEEKQLATWGTEVPDDLVLDKKLLAEALKKEDERKTEERDERKRKYNVKWDDEVTVEDMEAYRMKKIHHDDPMKDFLH; this is encoded by the exons ATGGGCCGGATCAATCAGCATGGACCAGTTAGTG CATCATTCAAATCACGAGAAGACCATAGGAAGCAACTTGAATTGGAGGAAGCACGTAAGGCTGGGCTTGCTCCAGCTGAGGTTGATGAAGATGGAAAGGAGATCAATCCACATATTCCTCAATATATGTCGTCAGCTCCTTGGTATCTTAATGCTGAGAGGCCT AGCTTGAAGCATCAGAGGAAATGGAAGTCAGATCCAAATTACTCCAAATCATGGTATGATAGAGGTGCAAAAATTTATCAGGCTGATCGATACAGAAAAGGTGCATGTGAAAA TTGTGGGGCAATGACACACGACAAAAAGTCCTGCATGGACAGGCCTAGAAAACTGGGAGCCAAGTGGACAAACATGCATATAGCTCCCGACGAGAAGATTGAGTCATTTGAACTTGATTATGATGGAAAACGTGACCGTTGGAATGGTTATGATGCTTCCACTTATTCTCGTGTAATTGAGCAGTATGAGGCTAGAGATGAAGCCAGGCGGAAGTATTTGAAAGAGGAACAGTTGAAGAAACTAGAGGAGAAGAACAACAAAAAGGCTGATGAGGATGGTGGTagcgatgacgacgacgacgatgattaTCTGAAAGTTGACGAGGCTAAGGTTGACGAGAGCAAACAGATGGACTTTGCAAAGGTGGAGAAACGTGTGCGTACCACTGGGGGTGGAAGCACTGGAACTGTCAG GAACTTGCGTATTAGAGAGGATACTGCAAAGTACCTTTTGAACCTAGATGTGAATTCGGCCTATTATGACCCGAAAACCCGTTCTATGCGTGAAGATCCTATACCTGACAGTGATCCAAATGAGAAGTTCTATGAA GGTGATAACCAAAACAGACTTAGCGGACAAGCACTGGAGTTCAAACAGCTTAACATCCATGCCTGGGAAGCTTTTGAGAAGGGACAGGATATCCACATGCAAGCTGCCCCTTCTCAAGCAGAGCTACTCTTTAAGAATTATAAGGTTATCAAGGACAAGTTGAAAAACAACACAAAGGATACCATCATGGAGAAATATGGAAATGCAGCATCTGAAGAAGCATTACCTAGAGAACTTCTTCTTGGACAAAGTGAGAGAGAGGTTGAGTATGATCGTGCTGGTCGAATAATAAGAGGCCAG GAGACCTCCCTTCCCAGAAGCAAATATGAAGAAGATGTCTATATCAATAACCACACCACAGTTTGGGGATCATGGTGGAGGGATCACCATTGGGGCTACAAATGCTGTAAACAAACCATCCGCAATAGCTACTGCACAGGCTCAGCAGGAATTGAAGCTGCTGAAGCTGCAACAGAGCTTTTGAAGGCAAATATGGCTCGTAAAGAAGCTGCAGAAG ATAAGCCTGTACAGCATGAAGAAAAGCAGCTTGCCACTTGGGGAACTGAGGTCCCTGATGATCTTGTTCTAGATAAAAAGTTGCTGGCAGAAGCACTGAAGAAG GAGGATGAACGAAAGACGGAAGAGAGGgatgaaagaaagagaaaatacaATGTCAAATGGGATGATGAG GTTACCGTGGAAGATATGGAGGCCTATCGAATGAAGAAGATCCATCATGATGACCCAATGAAAGATTTCCTccactaa
- the LOC135609202 gene encoding phosphoenolpyruvate carboxylase kinase 2-like: protein MSEALVRRGYQIGVEIGRGRFGVVRRCRSEATGEEFAVKSVEKRVLADSVDRECAVREANVHRLAASGNPHAAQIHDAYEDDDWVHLVVELLEGPDLYDRIAARGGAPFPEPEAAAVVQALAEAVAACHLRGVAHRDVKPDNVLFDSRGQLKLADFGSAECFLAADGGRAPMRGLVGTPWYVAPEVVMGREYGEKVDVWSAGVVMYMMLSGGAPPFYGDTAAETFELVARANLRFPSRVFRSVSPAAKDLLRRMLCRDVSRRFSAEQVLRHPWITSGGLSPVEGASRDPSLATERPEGPLLRLCA from the exons ATGAGTGAGGCATTGGTGAGGAGGGGCTACCAGATCGGCGTGGAGATCGGGCGGGGGCGGTTCGGGGTGGTGAGGCGGTGCCGATCGGAGGCGACCGGGGAGGAGTTCGCCGTAAAGTCGGTCGAGAAGCGGGTCCTGGCGGACTCCGTCGATCGCGAGTGCGCGGTGCGGGAGGCGAATGTCCACCGCCTGGCCGCTTCAGGGAACCCCCACGCAGCGCAGATTCACGACGCGTACGAGGACGACGACTGGGTTCACCTGGTGGTGGAGCTTCTCGAGGGCCCGGATCTCTACGACCGGATCGCCGCTCGCGGGGGAGCGCCGTTCCCGGagccggaggcggcggcggtAGTGCAAGCGCTGGCGGAGGCCGTGGCGGCGTGCCACCTGCGGGGGGTGGCGCATCGGGACGTGAAGCCGGACAACGTTCTCTTCGACTCGCGGGGGCAGCTCAAGCTGGCCGACTTCGGGTCGGCGGAGTGCTTCCTGGCGGCGGATGGGGGACGGGCGCCGATGAGGGGGCTGGTTGGGACGCCGTGGTACGTGGCGCCGGAGGTTGTGATGGGGCGGGAGTACGGGGAGAAGGTGGACGTGTGGAGCGCTGGGGTGGTGATGTACATGATGCTTTCCGGTGGAGCGCCGCCGTTCTACGGGGATACGGCGGCGGAAACCTTCGAGTTGGTGGCCAGGGCCAACCTGAGGTTCCCATCGAGGGTTTTTCGCTCGGTATCTCCGGCAGCCAAGGACCTGCTGCGGCGGATGCTCTGCAGGGACGTCTCGAGAAGGTTCTCCGCCGAGCAAGTCCTCA GGCATCCTTGGATCACAAGTGGAGGGTTGAGTCCGGTTGAGGGAGCAAGCCGAGATCCATCGCTTGCCACGGAGAGGCCCGAAGGCCCGCTGCTTCGTCTATGCGCGTAG